A genomic stretch from Chitinophaga agri includes:
- a CDS encoding ThiF family adenylyltransferase, with protein MTELEHYINQQRTEPDNYTPVFYRLQHEEQYVDLLALLKNNPHIRVYDEIYSQLRELMKIRNPTKRLTEEESEQKIREYVGTTPIHAVGVWVYYPWSHRVVHIVDEKDFIELRTSRNKQKITDEEIALLNSKKIGIIGLSVGQSIALTLAMERVCGELRLTDFDKVELTNMNRIRTGIHSIQVHKVIIAAREIAELDPFIKVVIFKDGATEENLDDFFTKGGNLDILVEECDGIDIKILSRMKAKALGVPVVMDTNDRGMVDVERFDLEPDRPLLHGFIPDIDLKSLRGLTDAEKLPIFRPMVALDDMSERMKYSLGQIGKTITTWPQLASSVVLGGAVVTDTCRRILLDHFKSSGRYYVDFEQILV; from the coding sequence ATGACAGAACTAGAGCATTATATCAATCAGCAACGGACCGAGCCAGATAATTACACACCAGTATTTTATCGATTGCAGCACGAAGAACAATATGTCGATTTACTGGCTTTGCTGAAAAACAACCCTCATATCAGAGTGTATGACGAAATCTACTCTCAACTGAGGGAGCTGATGAAAATACGCAATCCGACCAAACGACTCACGGAAGAAGAATCTGAACAAAAGATCAGGGAATATGTTGGTACTACACCAATTCATGCCGTTGGTGTATGGGTTTACTACCCCTGGTCACACCGGGTGGTACATATTGTAGATGAAAAGGACTTTATTGAATTACGAACCAGCCGTAATAAACAAAAGATCACTGATGAGGAGATTGCCCTGCTCAACAGTAAGAAAATTGGCATTATTGGCCTTTCCGTCGGACAATCCATCGCATTAACACTGGCTATGGAAAGGGTTTGCGGCGAATTACGCCTGACAGACTTTGACAAAGTCGAGCTGACCAATATGAACAGGATCCGTACAGGTATTCATAGCATACAGGTACATAAAGTGATCATTGCAGCACGTGAAATAGCAGAACTGGACCCATTCATCAAAGTAGTCATTTTCAAAGACGGCGCTACTGAAGAAAACCTGGACGATTTCTTTACCAAAGGCGGTAACCTGGACATACTGGTGGAAGAATGTGACGGTATAGATATCAAGATCCTGAGCAGAATGAAGGCCAAAGCGCTTGGTGTTCCCGTTGTAATGGATACCAATGACCGGGGAATGGTGGACGTTGAACGTTTTGACCTGGAACCCGACCGACCTTTACTCCATGGTTTTATTCCCGATATAGATCTGAAAAGCCTGCGCGGACTAACGGATGCAGAGAAACTACCCATATTCCGCCCTATGGTCGCCCTGGATGATATGTCAGAAAGAATGAAATACTCTTTAGGCCAGATTGGAAAAACCATCACTACCTGGCCACAGCTGGCTTCCTCTGTGGTATTAGGTGGGGCAGTAGTAACCGATACCTGCAGAAGGATTCTGCTCGATCACTTCAAAAGCTCAGGCAGGTATTACGTGGATTTTGAACAAATTCTTGTTTAA
- a CDS encoding superoxide dismutase has protein sequence MNKREFIKLAGLAGVAALGNPSGIMAAAPATHKGISILGTDQKAPFSVPPLAFGFDALEPHIDKATMEIHHDKHHGTYVKNLNDAVKGSPYENLTLEQILAKVKPEDKAIRNNAGGHFNHSLFWRLLSPQKTTPSDKLKAAITQTFTSWEKFQEIFNTAAKGVFGSGWAWLIVTPGKKLSIISTPNQDNPLMDNIVKERGTPILALDVWEHAYYLKYHNVRADYVTAFWNVVNWNEVDKLYAAAVK, from the coding sequence ATGAACAAGAGAGAATTTATTAAGCTGGCAGGCCTGGCAGGCGTAGCAGCTCTTGGTAATCCATCAGGTATAATGGCCGCGGCTCCGGCTACTCATAAAGGAATATCTATCCTGGGTACCGATCAGAAAGCACCTTTTTCTGTGCCACCGTTAGCTTTTGGATTTGATGCCCTGGAGCCGCACATCGATAAGGCAACAATGGAGATTCATCACGATAAGCACCATGGCACGTATGTTAAGAACCTGAATGATGCCGTAAAGGGATCACCTTACGAAAATCTTACACTTGAGCAGATATTGGCGAAAGTGAAACCTGAAGACAAGGCAATCCGTAATAATGCTGGCGGACATTTTAACCATTCCCTCTTCTGGCGGTTATTATCTCCACAAAAAACAACTCCTTCTGATAAGCTGAAAGCAGCGATCACGCAGACTTTTACTTCCTGGGAGAAGTTCCAGGAGATTTTTAATACAGCGGCGAAAGGCGTGTTTGGCTCTGGCTGGGCATGGCTTATTGTTACGCCAGGTAAAAAGCTGTCTATCATCTCAACACCTAACCAGGATAATCCACTGATGGATAACATCGTGAAAGAGCGTGGTACACCGATCCTGGCGCTGGATGTATGGGAACATGCCTATTATCTAAAATATCACAACGTGCGTGCTGATTATGTGACAGCCTTCTGGAATGTGGTTAACTGGAATGAAGTGGATAAATTATACGCAGCTGCGGTTAAATAA
- a CDS encoding ArnT family glycosyltransferase codes for MKYLLIAIVAAVLFVPFLGAVHLFDWDEINFAEAAREMIVSHDYARVQIDFQPFWEKPPLFIWLQAISMQLFGVNEFAARFPNAIIGIATLVTLFGIGKKLIDDKFGMWWALAYAGSWLPHFYFKSGIIDPTFNFFIFLAIYCAYRTSYSTRPSRMAIISGIFLGLAVLTKGPVAILVSILTLLFYWLYKKGKIGISLAQIGMIMLAAFITTSLWFGYEIMVHGFWFVQEFITYQIRLFTTKDAGHGGSFFYHWIVLLIGCFPASVFLLSYIRSGKKKSIYSGSYAAEVKDFKIWMWVLFWVVLVLFSIVETKIVHYSSLCYFPLSFLAAWQVHRIAEKKLILHGWNIIVMLLIGLAIGLAITLLPVVGVYKDLLIPHIHDRFAQANLQAQVPWSIWETAYGAGYILLIIIGTVLLFRKKLQAGLLCIFFSTILAIQITIVHFTPKIERYSQGAAIDFFKSFEGKDDYVQVLMYHSYAHLFYTKKLPPANQNYYNTDWLLSGAVDKPTWFICRIQDSSPFRTDPNLEIVGEKNGFVFFKRK; via the coding sequence ATGAAATACCTGTTGATTGCCATTGTAGCTGCTGTTCTTTTCGTACCCTTTCTGGGTGCTGTGCACCTGTTTGACTGGGACGAGATCAACTTCGCAGAAGCTGCAAGGGAGATGATTGTTAGTCATGATTATGCCAGAGTACAGATCGACTTTCAACCCTTCTGGGAAAAACCGCCTTTATTTATCTGGCTACAGGCTATCAGTATGCAGCTGTTTGGGGTGAACGAATTTGCTGCCCGCTTTCCTAATGCGATCATAGGTATTGCCACACTGGTCACCCTGTTTGGCATCGGTAAGAAACTGATTGATGACAAGTTCGGTATGTGGTGGGCACTGGCATATGCCGGTTCATGGTTACCTCACTTTTACTTTAAGTCAGGCATTATCGATCCTACTTTCAACTTCTTTATTTTCCTGGCGATCTACTGTGCATATCGTACCAGCTATAGCACGCGCCCTTCCCGTATGGCGATCATCAGCGGTATCTTCCTGGGATTAGCCGTACTCACGAAAGGTCCGGTAGCGATCCTTGTCAGCATACTCACGCTCCTGTTCTACTGGCTGTATAAAAAGGGAAAGATCGGTATCAGTCTTGCGCAGATAGGCATGATCATGCTGGCTGCATTTATCACAACTTCGTTGTGGTTCGGCTATGAGATCATGGTTCACGGCTTCTGGTTCGTACAGGAATTTATCACTTATCAGATAAGGCTCTTCACTACCAAAGACGCAGGTCATGGTGGTTCCTTCTTCTATCACTGGATCGTATTACTGATCGGATGTTTTCCGGCAAGTGTCTTCCTCCTCTCCTACATCAGGAGCGGCAAAAAGAAATCTATCTATTCGGGCTCTTATGCAGCGGAAGTGAAGGATTTCAAGATCTGGATGTGGGTGTTATTCTGGGTGGTACTGGTCCTGTTTTCTATCGTGGAGACCAAGATCGTTCACTATTCTTCTCTTTGTTACTTCCCGCTTAGCTTCCTCGCCGCATGGCAGGTACACCGTATCGCAGAAAAGAAGCTAATACTACATGGCTGGAATATCATTGTAATGCTGCTGATCGGCCTGGCAATAGGCCTGGCGATTACCCTGCTGCCAGTAGTGGGTGTTTACAAAGACCTGCTCATTCCGCATATCCACGATCGTTTTGCACAGGCCAACCTGCAGGCACAGGTACCCTGGTCCATATGGGAAACAGCTTACGGCGCAGGCTATATACTACTTATTATTATAGGCACCGTACTGCTGTTCAGGAAAAAGCTACAGGCAGGTCTGCTATGTATATTCTTCAGCACCATCCTGGCCATTCAGATCACGATCGTGCATTTCACGCCCAAGATAGAACGCTATTCACAGGGTGCTGCCATCGACTTCTTTAAGTCATTTGAAGGAAAGGACGATTATGTACAGGTGCTCATGTACCATAGTTATGCACATCTTTTCTATACTAAGAAGCTACCACCGGCCAACCAGAATTATTACAATACAGACTGGCTGCTGAGTGGGGCTGTGGATAAGCCCACCTGGTTCATCTGCCGCATACAGGATAGTAGTCCCTTCCGTACTGACCCTAACCTGGAAATAGTAGGAGAAAAGAATGGGTTTGTGTTCTTCAAAAGGAAATAG
- a CDS encoding phosphatase PAP2 family protein, producing the protein MKTLPMLLGKNAPFFLPFLLWIVAGALLQIYFTHDELFLGINHIYAPWADVAMSGMTYIGDGITFGVMLALILVLRQYKLFFSAGVVLLITTIIVQTAKHYYNEPRPALYFADAETFVHTVKWVTVHGSCSFPSGHTTTAFAMCTLLALICRNKFSGFAFLTLALLAAYSRIYLAQHFFVDVYVGSIIGTTSSLIVYALFHQSRKMPSPEVVTEPVISLT; encoded by the coding sequence ATGAAAACACTACCTATGCTGCTGGGCAAAAATGCTCCATTTTTTTTGCCATTCCTGTTATGGATCGTTGCGGGTGCACTGCTGCAGATTTATTTCACACATGATGAACTATTTCTTGGCATTAACCACATCTACGCTCCGTGGGCAGATGTTGCCATGTCAGGCATGACCTACATCGGAGATGGAATTACCTTTGGGGTAATGCTGGCGCTTATACTGGTCCTCCGCCAATACAAATTGTTCTTCTCCGCTGGCGTTGTATTATTAATTACAACAATCATTGTACAAACAGCAAAACATTATTACAACGAACCGAGACCTGCGTTGTATTTTGCAGATGCGGAAACTTTTGTACATACCGTTAAATGGGTAACTGTACACGGTTCCTGTAGTTTTCCTTCCGGACATACAACAACTGCATTCGCTATGTGCACTTTATTAGCACTCATATGCAGGAATAAATTCTCCGGATTTGCGTTCTTAACACTAGCGTTGCTGGCAGCCTATTCGAGAATTTACCTGGCACAGCATTTCTTTGTAGATGTGTATGTCGGTAGTATCATTGGCACAACAAGCAGCCTGATTGTTTATGCACTGTTCCATCAGAGCAGAAAAATGCCATCACCGGAAGTGGTCACAGAACCGGTGATCAGCCTGACCTGA